Proteins co-encoded in one Cytophaga hutchinsonii ATCC 33406 genomic window:
- a CDS encoding NfeD family protein, translating to MKKNNFLFLLFLLLNAYQTLAQQVYVIRIRQEIDPQMSHFVELGLQAATRDSADYIILDMDTYGGALLDADKIRMALLKYPKPVYVYINKNAASAGALISIACDSIYMDAGSIIGAATVVDGEGKPAPDKYQSDMRAMMRTTAETNHRNPVFAENMVGKAVGADSLTVGNVTTFTTSEAIKNGYCEAEIHSLEELYTYLHLHHAAITHFELSTTDQIVNFFMNPALRGLLLLLIIGGIYFELQTPGIGVALFAALVGIALYFIPSYLNGLAENWEILIFFIGAVLLILEITVIPGFGLAGLSGLVLIVSSLILVGLNNDTFDFTFVPESDIYITSATVLAAFTAGTVLAFAAGNRFMKSALFNKISLQDTFQSSDGFTSNFHTEVLTGKQGTSYSVLRPSGKILLDGNVYDAYTRGEYVEANKAVEVIEQVGSSLKVKEIHVQ from the coding sequence ATGAAAAAAAATAACTTCTTATTTTTACTGTTTCTTTTATTAAATGCGTATCAGACTTTGGCTCAGCAGGTATATGTGATCCGGATACGACAGGAGATTGATCCGCAGATGTCACATTTTGTGGAGCTTGGTTTACAGGCGGCAACGCGTGACAGCGCAGATTATATTATCCTTGATATGGATACCTACGGCGGTGCATTACTGGATGCCGATAAAATACGCATGGCTTTATTAAAATATCCCAAACCGGTGTATGTATATATAAACAAAAATGCGGCTTCAGCGGGTGCCTTAATTTCAATTGCCTGCGATTCCATTTACATGGATGCCGGTTCCATTATTGGTGCAGCAACAGTTGTAGACGGCGAAGGTAAGCCTGCCCCGGATAAATACCAATCGGATATGCGCGCAATGATGCGGACCACAGCCGAAACCAATCACCGTAATCCCGTATTTGCTGAAAACATGGTGGGTAAAGCAGTAGGTGCTGATAGCCTAACGGTTGGAAATGTTACCACCTTTACAACCTCAGAAGCTATAAAAAATGGCTATTGTGAGGCTGAAATTCATTCGCTGGAAGAATTGTATACATACCTGCATCTGCATCATGCAGCTATTACACACTTTGAATTAAGTACCACGGACCAGATCGTTAATTTCTTTATGAACCCGGCTTTACGCGGTTTGCTCTTGCTGCTGATCATCGGCGGTATTTATTTTGAACTGCAGACACCTGGTATCGGCGTTGCCTTGTTTGCAGCACTCGTCGGTATTGCTTTATACTTTATTCCTTCTTACCTGAATGGCCTGGCCGAAAACTGGGAGATCCTGATCTTCTTTATAGGCGCTGTTTTATTGATCCTCGAAATAACGGTTATACCGGGCTTTGGCCTTGCGGGACTTTCAGGCCTGGTACTAATTGTTTCATCCCTGATATTGGTTGGCCTAAACAATGACACCTTTGATTTTACCTTTGTGCCGGAGAGCGATATTTACATCACTTCCGCAACCGTACTCGCGGCCTTTACTGCCGGTACTGTTCTTGCATTTGCAGCCGGAAACCGATTCATGAAAAGCGCATTATTCAATAAAATCAGCCTGCAGGATACATTTCAGTCAAGCGATGGCTTCACGTCAAACTTTCATACAGAAGTATTGACCGGTAAACAAGGGACCAGCTATTCCGTGTTAAGACCGAGTGGAAAAATCCTTCTTGATGGAAATGTGTATGATGCGTACACACGCGGTGAATACGTGGAAGCAAACAAAGCAGTTGAAGTGATTGAGCAGGTTGGCAGCTCGTTAAAAGTAAAAGAAATTCATGTCCAGTAA
- the kdsB gene encoding 3-deoxy-manno-octulosonate cytidylyltransferase codes for MSSNISIVAIIPARYASTRFPGKPLIQINGKTMIQCVYDQVRSTPEITEVLVATDDDRIEAEVLRFGGKVVRTLPEHPSGTDRCFEAYQKLNKPFDFIINVQGDEPFIQPEQIRTLAGILTPDVELATLIKKIEDEETLFNPNTPKVLVNANGEAIYFSRQTIPYLRQHADKKDWLANHTFFKHIGMYAYRPDILAQITQLKPSALELAESLEQLRWLESGYSIHTAVTTIETVGIDTPEDLLRVTHTSS; via the coding sequence ATGTCCAGTAACATCTCTATTGTAGCAATCATTCCGGCGCGCTACGCCTCTACCCGTTTTCCGGGAAAGCCTTTGATACAGATCAACGGCAAAACAATGATCCAATGTGTGTACGATCAGGTGCGCAGCACACCTGAAATTACCGAAGTACTTGTTGCTACCGACGACGACCGCATTGAAGCCGAAGTGCTGCGGTTTGGCGGTAAGGTTGTACGTACGCTACCCGAACACCCAAGCGGCACCGACCGTTGTTTTGAAGCCTATCAGAAATTGAATAAGCCTTTTGATTTCATCATCAATGTACAGGGTGACGAACCTTTTATTCAGCCGGAACAGATCCGGACACTGGCAGGCATTTTAACGCCGGATGTAGAGCTTGCAACGCTGATTAAAAAAATCGAAGACGAAGAAACATTATTCAATCCGAATACGCCTAAGGTATTGGTGAATGCAAACGGTGAAGCAATCTACTTCAGCCGGCAGACGATTCCGTATCTGCGTCAGCATGCGGATAAAAAAGACTGGCTGGCCAACCATACGTTTTTCAAACACATCGGCATGTATGCATACCGTCCGGATATATTGGCACAGATCACTCAGTTAAAACCGTCTGCACTGGAGCTTGCGGAATCGCTTGAGCAGTTGAGATGGTTAGAGAGCGGCTATTCGATCCACACGGCTGTTACTACGATAGAGACTGTTGGTATTGATACACCGGAGGATTTATTGAGAGTGACTCATACATCCAGCTAA
- a CDS encoding T9SS type A sorting domain-containing protein — translation MKQLFKKEKTRIFIFLSIIFLSVQAFSSNAQCTEAWEDFDTHRNVTYANVDGVFTENAANPAANYINSSATCGKYERSTIQYDGIVGAATVGNGDYYRDRRKVFKMDVYSAYAGMEVKITLANNTQSQLAYPTGRHSEYTALTTKVNQWETVTFAWLVNPDAALAGDLVNQVVIQFAGNTTASKTIYFDNFVSEYLITWDDFDYVRNATYTSMDGTLSTVTNPASSLVNSSTKCARYIRNAAAQNDMIVASCTNIGQADNYKNGNYVIKMAVYSPVSGLPVKLFLNKSSVTATQAYPAGRHSFYTSTTTKTNQWEVLTFVYGGQPDATVTGVDQFALQFAPNTSTGTTVYFDELVAVLTKPAATSAITGPATACKNQNGVVYTVVNVTGATYNWSVPAGATIVSGIGTNAITVNYGANPVSGSVAVRRSNEISCTSDWTALNVTIGTLTPTVDAGAPITKCNYINFIPLTGTVGGAGVTTGIWSSPTGGTFTDATNLKASYTPSQTDRTNGSVTLTLTTTGTCNAASATVNLTLTACTGLTISIPSNKYCAGNTFTATYSSTETYNAGNVFLVQLSNAAGAFTNATNIGTLTSSASTGQIACTMPAAPTPGALYRIRIVATSPSTISPDNGFDISLGYVANPDWYTTNYNILVGETTILRNQTSGSVRCGWVLGDGALPETPVSCLQSVSYTTPGTKKVSVIAYDQYGCSATGSEQNINVFSCNPVIPANAYIVTGTQDAAVIPNDAAVWVKGGAVYTVKNSRQYVYVSAGGSVKMGQFGSVRAVYLEPFASFDGGTGSTSGAIVYDPNAGVLANPSPNLYLLPCSSLTLATDITTDIQNQGAAAIDVVVYPNPTNGNFSIKSTNTVVYEVTVVNGLGQTEVHTGEHISTDMKGLLVLKINTDKGTTVRRISVTE, via the coding sequence ATGAAACAGCTCTTTAAAAAAGAAAAAACCAGGATTTTCATTTTTTTATCAATCATCTTTTTATCTGTACAGGCATTCAGTTCAAATGCTCAATGCACAGAGGCATGGGAAGATTTTGACACACACCGTAACGTTACCTATGCCAATGTAGATGGTGTATTTACAGAGAATGCTGCAAACCCGGCTGCTAATTATATTAACAGCAGTGCAACATGCGGAAAATACGAACGTTCAACCATTCAGTATGACGGTATTGTTGGCGCTGCAACGGTTGGCAACGGCGATTATTACAGAGACAGAAGAAAAGTGTTCAAAATGGATGTGTACAGTGCCTATGCCGGCATGGAGGTAAAAATTACACTTGCCAACAATACACAAAGTCAATTGGCGTATCCAACAGGCAGACACAGCGAATACACTGCCTTAACTACTAAAGTAAATCAGTGGGAAACAGTAACGTTTGCCTGGCTGGTAAACCCAGATGCTGCTTTAGCAGGCGACTTGGTTAACCAGGTAGTGATACAGTTTGCCGGTAATACAACCGCAAGCAAAACCATATACTTTGACAATTTTGTATCTGAATACCTGATCACGTGGGATGATTTTGACTATGTTCGAAATGCAACCTATACTTCCATGGATGGTACACTGAGCACAGTAACCAACCCGGCCTCAAGCCTTGTAAACAGCAGTACTAAATGCGCGCGTTATATCCGTAATGCAGCCGCACAAAATGACATGATCGTTGCATCCTGCACAAACATTGGGCAGGCAGACAATTACAAAAACGGGAATTATGTTATTAAAATGGCTGTATATAGCCCTGTAAGCGGCCTGCCTGTTAAATTATTCCTGAACAAATCTTCTGTAACGGCTACACAGGCCTACCCTGCCGGCAGACACAGCTTTTATACAAGTACCACTACCAAAACGAATCAATGGGAAGTTCTGACATTTGTATACGGCGGACAGCCGGATGCTACGGTAACCGGAGTAGATCAGTTTGCACTGCAATTCGCACCCAATACTTCAACAGGCACAACAGTATACTTTGATGAATTAGTAGCTGTGCTTACAAAACCTGCTGCAACATCTGCTATTACAGGCCCGGCTACAGCATGTAAAAATCAGAATGGGGTTGTGTACACTGTTGTTAATGTAACCGGCGCAACCTATAACTGGTCAGTACCTGCAGGAGCAACCATTGTTTCAGGTATTGGTACAAACGCTATTACTGTGAATTACGGAGCAAATCCGGTTAGCGGTTCTGTGGCTGTCAGAAGATCCAATGAAATATCCTGTACATCAGATTGGACTGCACTTAACGTAACCATCGGTACGCTTACACCAACCGTTGATGCCGGCGCACCTATAACAAAATGTAACTATATTAATTTCATACCGCTTACTGGTACTGTGGGCGGCGCAGGAGTAACAACCGGTATCTGGTCGTCTCCAACAGGAGGTACATTTACAGATGCCACAAATTTAAAGGCCTCGTATACGCCTTCTCAGACAGACAGAACCAACGGCAGCGTGACACTTACACTAACTACGACAGGAACCTGCAACGCTGCTTCAGCTACCGTGAATCTTACACTTACTGCCTGCACCGGTCTTACAATATCCATTCCTTCCAATAAATATTGTGCGGGTAATACATTCACTGCTACTTATTCATCAACAGAAACCTATAATGCAGGAAATGTATTTCTGGTTCAATTAAGTAATGCTGCAGGTGCGTTCACCAACGCAACAAATATAGGTACGTTAACATCCTCAGCAAGCACCGGCCAGATTGCCTGTACCATGCCTGCAGCACCAACACCCGGCGCACTTTACAGAATCCGTATTGTAGCTACCAGCCCATCAACAATCAGTCCGGATAATGGATTTGATATCAGCCTGGGATATGTTGCAAATCCTGATTGGTACACCACTAATTATAATATCCTGGTAGGAGAAACAACTATTCTTAGAAATCAAACAAGTGGTTCTGTACGTTGCGGCTGGGTTTTAGGTGATGGAGCTTTACCTGAAACACCTGTTTCATGTCTGCAATCTGTATCCTACACAACTCCGGGAACTAAAAAAGTATCTGTAATCGCATATGATCAATACGGATGCTCTGCCACAGGCTCAGAACAAAATATCAATGTATTCAGCTGCAATCCGGTTATTCCCGCAAATGCATACATAGTAACAGGAACGCAGGATGCAGCTGTTATTCCTAACGATGCAGCTGTATGGGTAAAAGGTGGAGCAGTATATACTGTAAAAAACAGCCGTCAGTATGTGTATGTTTCAGCAGGCGGCAGTGTCAAAATGGGGCAATTCGGATCTGTGAGAGCTGTATATCTTGAGCCTTTTGCAAGTTTTGATGGAGGTACAGGATCAACTTCCGGTGCAATTGTATATGACCCGAATGCCGGCGTATTAGCTAATCCAAGTCCAAACTTATACCTTTTACCTTGCAGCAGCCTTACCCTGGCTACAGATATTACTACAGACATACAAAATCAAGGTGCTGCAGCAATCGATGTAGTTGTGTACCCGAATCCTACAAACGGAAACTTCTCTATTAAAAGTACAAATACAGTTGTGTATGAAGTAACGGTAGTAAATGGTTTAGGACAAACAGAAGTACATACCGGTGAACACATCAGCACAGACATGAAAGGACTTCTTGTTCTTAAGATCAATACAGACAAAGGAACAACAGTCAGACGGATCAGTGTGACAGAATAA